CTTCATGCCTTGCTACGCCATGTTCTCCAATGTGGTCGTAGTAATGGTAGTAAAGGGCATCTCTCCATTTTGTCTTTTTGCCTTCAAGCAGCGGCAAAAAGCTTTTACCTTGTACTGATTTAGGAACGTTGAGGCCTGCTGCATTTAGCAATGTTGGAGCGAAATCAATATTTTGGGTTAACTCATCTATTTTTATTCCTTTTGCTATCCTTTTAGGCCAACGGAGCATGAGTGGCATCCGAAAAGACTCTTCATACATCCAACGTTTGTCAAACCAACCATGCTCGCCAAGGTAAAAACCCTGATCTGAACAGTACACTACAATCGTATTCTCTTCGAGGTTATGCTCTTTTAGGTAGTCTAGAATGCGGCCTACATTATCGTCAACAGCTGCCACACACCTTAGATAATCGCGCATGTAATGCTGGTATTTCCACCTGACTAAGTCTATCCCTTTGGGTTTGTTTGCTAGAAATTTATATGTTTCTGGTCCGTATGCTTTGTCCCATGCATCTTTTTGTGCTTGAGTCATTCTTTCATATCCACCAACCTTTTCCCCAAAGGTATCACCTATCGGAATTTTTAAGTCGTAACCAAGCGTCATGTCTTTATCTATTCCCATTTTATGCTCGGAGGCTGGTGTTGCTCTACCACTATAATCGTCAAATAGGGTTGATGGTTCAGGAAAAGTGTCGTTGGCATACATGGTAAGATACTTGGGGCCTGGCATCCAAGTTCTATGCGGTGCTTTGAAGTTGCAAATGAGCAGAAAAGGGTTTTCTGAATTTGAGTGTTCTTTTAAAAAATCGAGCGCTAAATTTGTTGTTATTTCTTCAGAATAGCCTTCAATTCGGATTTTTCCTTTGGGTGTAAGATAATCCGGATTGTAGTAATCGCCTTGACCTGGATATACCATCCATTCGTCAAATCCAGCAGGGGTGCTTCCTAAATGCCATTTGCCAAAGATTCCAGTTGTATAGCCATGACTATGCAAGATCTTTGGAAATGTTACTTGTGATGTATCTATACTTTCCCATGTTAAAACACCGTTTAGATGGCTGTGCTTGCCTGTTAGTACGCAAGCTCGGCTTGGTGAACTTATTGAGTTGGCGCAGAAGTTCCGTGTAAAGAGTGCTCCTTCATTAGCAATTCGGTCGATATTTGGTGTTTTATTTAGCATTGAGCCGTACGCACTTATTGCTTGGTAGGCATGATCGTCGCTCATCATAAATATGATGTTAGGGCTTTTCCCCTTGTTTCTTTCTTTTGCTTCTTTAGAAATACAGGGTGCTACAATACCTAACGTGCATAGACCCATGTAGGTTAACTTTTTGTAATTCATTACTGGTGATTGTCGGTTTAATAGCTAAATATGCAGATATTTTATTGACGGGATTTCATTTTCTAGGACTATAATGTTAATATGTATAATGTATGACATATTTATTTATATTTGAAATCTGAATTAAAACATGGTAGTTTCGTAAAACGATTTGATGCTAAATGTTTTATTGTTTTGGCAGACTTAAATATAGATGTTTATGAGGTTTGTATTCTTTGTTTTTTTTGTATTTGTAGGTTTTCTAGAGACGTTGGCACAGCATCCAGTTGCTGTTTATGGCCACTATCCTATTTTTAAAGATAAAGACCAAAATCCGATAGTACGAATCAACATTCCTGTAACTGCTTCTGATAACTTGGAGTCTTTAAATATTGATCTGAAAGGGGCTGGATCTCTCATCAAATCGCTGAGGATATATTCTACAGGTGCTTCTAATTCATTTAATGACTCCATGCTTGTTGCTGATGTTGAGCCCTCGTCTGATCATCTTATTGTGAAGATGGGAAAAATGTTAAATATGGGCGATAATAACTATTGGGTTTCTGCAAGACTTTCTAAAGAAGCAAAGTTGTTGGATCGGATTGCGATAGGCATCACCTCTGTAGTATTGAGTAAAGGTGGGCTTATTTCGCTGAATAAGCCAGTGGAGAGTCCTTTTAGAGTAGGAATAACCCTGCGAAAGAAAGGTGACGATAATATCCACACTTACCGAATTCCTGGACTTGCCGCTACTGCAAAAGGAACTTTAATTGCTGTTTATGACAACCGCTATACCGGAAGTGGAGATCTTCAGGGTGATATTGATGTCGGAATGAGCCGAAGTACTGATGGAGGGGAAACGTGGGAACCTATGAGAGTTATTATGGATATGGGAGAGTCTGGCGGACTACCTCAAAATCAAAATGGAATAGGCGATCCTGCTATTCTGGTTGATAAAGAGAGCAATACCATTTGGGTTGCAGCAGTATGGGCTCATGCTCATCCTAATAAGGCAAATTGGTGGGCTTCAAGCCCAGGAATGCTTCCCAACGAAACCTCCCAGCTAATTCTTGTAAAAAGTACTGACGATGGTAAAACATGGTCAAAGCCAATAAATATAACACCTCAGGTTAAAGACTCTTCGTGGCAGCTTTTGCTGCAGGGGCCAGGTGCTGGCATAATGCTAAAAGATGGAACGTTGGTTTTTGCAGCTCAGTTTAAGAAGGATATTGGAGTGCCTGCCATAGATGGAGGAAAGTATACCTGCCATTCGACTATTTTATATAGCAAAGATAAGGGGCAAACGTGGGCCATTGGGACTGGCGCAAAGTCAAATACGACGGAGGCTCAGGTTGTCGAGTTAGCCGATGGCTCTTTAATGCTTAATATGCGTGACGATAGAAATCGAAAGGAGAAGGGGGCTAACAATGGGAGAGCCGTTGCGATTACCACCGATTTGGGTAAAACATGGAGAGTGCATTCTTCGTCTAATGGAGCGTTGCCTGAACCTAACTGTATGGCTAGTATTATTCGGGTTGATTGTAAGATTGATGGTAAAAAGAAGCCTGTATTATTTTTCTCGAATCCCAATAGTAAAAATAACCGCTCAAATATGTCTATCCAAACAAGCTTTGATGAAGGTGCAACATGGTCCGAAAAAAGAAAGCTTCTTTACAACGCAAATGATTGTTATGGCTACTCTTGTTTGACTCAGATTGATTCTAATACTATAGGGGTGTTGTACGAAGGTGCAGGAGATCTCTACTTTCAAAAGTTTAAAATAAAGGAGTTTGTTGAAAATAAGTAAGATATATCAGAGGTGCTTCTGATAGCCTAGATTAAAGTTGTTCCGAGTATGCTTTTTAAGCTGCTCGGAATTTTGTTTTGGATTTTGATAATCATCTCGATGGCGAAAAATCTTAAATTAGCAGTTTGTAAAACTAGATGTGAAGGATCAAGTTTGTTTCTTCAGTATACACCTGATTTTTATTTCAAAGCAACCTATGAAAAAACTATTAGTTTTATTGTTGGCAGTTGTCACGTTGATTTCGTGCAATTTTTCAGAAAATAAAGGTCGGCAGCATTCCTTAATTCGAGTAGGAGTCTTCGACAAAAATGGAGACAGCCCAGATTGCATAACCGATGCAGTTGAAGCGCTTCGAATTGACCGAGATATTGATGCACGGATTGTGTCTGCTGCAGATATTGTTGGAGGTAAGGCTGATGATATCGATGTTTTTCTATTCCCAGGCGGAAGTGGACGAAGTGAAACAGGTAGTTTGGGCTTACAAGGTCAGCAAAAAATTATTGATTTAGTCCGAAATCAAGGTAAAGGAGTTGTCGGAATTTGTGCTGGTGCTTATATTCTTACAAAGACTGACGGATATCCATCTCTTGGCTTAAGTGGTGCAAAGGCTATCGATATTGAGCATGATCATAGAGGGCATGGATTAGTGAAATTTTCGCTTACATCTGCGGGTAAAAAAATATTTCCAGAGTTGGCAGATCGCTCAATTTGCTATTCCTTGTACTACGAGGGCCCAGTGCTCACTCCTGCAGACAGTGCTTCTGAAAAATATGAGGAGCTGGCAACCATGCAGAGTGATGTTCATACGGTGGCAGGAACTCCTGCGAATATGACAAATAACCGGCCATTTATCACTTTTACAAAGGCAGGGAAAGGAAAGGTGGTGTCAGTCGTAGGGCACCCCGAAGCAACTCAAGGTATGAGATGGATGATTCCCCGGCTGGTAAGGTTGGTTTCAGGCCGGGAGTTGGTTAGCTATAAACCAAATGTAGTAAGACCTAATGTGCATTCGAAAGAGATTTTATTTGTGGATGATTTGCTAGCAAAACAGGATGTTCTTTTTGCCAAGTTAACAGGAACAACCTCGGATAAGGAGCTGGCTTTGCAGCAGATTGTTGATATTCGAGCATGGTCGGCAAAAAAATATATTCCAGCAATGGTGCGAGATACTGCTTTTAGTGTAAGGTTACTTGCTGCAAAATTGACGGTTGAGTTAGAGCGAACTGATGCAATTCCAGATTTAGAGGCGGCAATTGTTGTCGAGAATAATCTAAAACAGAAGAAGTTACTGCAAGATCAGCTGTCTTTGTTAAGGAAGATGGTTGGATCAAATAGATAAAAAAGGGGAACATGCTTGTTCCCCTTTTTTATTTCACGGTTAATATGTCTCTTAGTCTAATGTCTTTTGATGATGCTCCAACCATAATTCTAAAATCGCCAGGTTCTACTACCTTTTTTAAATTAATGTCTAGCATCGATAACATTTCGGGGGTGACTTTAAAGACTACCTTTTTAGATTCTCCCGCGTTAAGGCTGATGCGGGTAAACGCTTTAAGTTCAGTAATTGGACGTGCTACCGATGCAAGTTCATCTCTAATATAGAGTTGAACAACTTCATCTCCTTTTATTTTTCCGGTGTTTTTCACGGTTAATGAAATGTAGGTCGAATCATTACTTGCAATATTGTTATGGCTAAATTTTAAGTCGCTGTATTCAAAAGATGTATAGCTTAGCCCATATCCAAATGGGAATAACGGTTGTCCTGTCAGGTTGTTATAGTCATCGCCACGACCTGTTGGCTTGTGGTTGTAGACAAGGGGGAGCTGCCCTTCGAATATTGGAAACGTGATAGGAAGTCTTCCTGCTGGGTTGTAATCACCAAAAAGAACGTCTGCAACAGCATCTCCGCCTTGTTCTCCAGGATACCATACGTCTAAAATTGAAGGCACATTATGGAGCCAGCTATTCATGGTGATTGCGCTGCCTCCAACTAACACTACGATAGTGGGTTTTCCGGTGGCTGCAATTTTATTTATCAGCTCCTCTTGGCGACCAGGAAGATTTAGGTAGGCTCTATCGAGGAATTCTCCTTCGGTAATTCCAACAACCACAATGGCAGCGTCACTTTGGGATGCAAGTTTTACGGCTTTATCTATTTCTGTGCTTTCGTTGTTGCTTACACCTTCATTCCATACCAAGTTGAAAAAGGCATTTCCAGTGGGCTCGTAAAATTCAATTCGAATAGCGTATTCTTTTCCTTTTTCAAAAATAAAATCAGTGGTAACTATTTGCTTCGATAACTTCTTCCAGTTGTCGATAATTAGTTTGTTATCAATATATAGTCGATAACCGTCGTTGCCGTCTATTCCTATTTTATACTTGCCAGATGATGGAGACTTTAGGGTTCCTGTCCATTTAACCGAGTAAAAGTCGTATGGTAGAATATTAGGGTCTGGCGAAAATAGCGTCCATTGGAACTGTATTTGAGGATCAAGGCGCGTAAATGCAGGCTTTCCTGTTAGTGTAACATTGTTATAATATTCCCCTTGAAGGCCATTCTGCTTTTTCCCATCAATAATGCACGAGAGAGCCTCTGCTGGAATTGTTTTGTATTGGATATTCTCACGAGTGCAGCCTTTGGAGTGGCGAATTATTGCTGTTGATCCCAACTTATTTTTAATGCCATCTAGTATGCTCACTTTATTGATTCCTGGACCACTGTAGCCTCCTAGTCGTGCTTCATCAGCATCTGGTCCAACAACTGCTATCGACTTAATATTTTTGCGTAAGGGTAGAATGTTTTTTTCATTTTTGAGGAGTACGATTGATTTTTGAGCCGCTTCAAGGGCCAAGTTGCGGTGTGTTTTGTGTCCATTCCATATCCTAGCTTCTTGCGGATCTACGTAAGGATTTTCGAACAGTCCGAGTTCAAACTTTAAGCGCAGTACGCGGGCTACGGCTGTATCTATGATATTCTGCTTTATTTCCCCATTATAAAAAGGTGGGCAGAACAGCTTATAATGATCGTGATTTGTTTGGAAGATAACGTCCAATCCATTTGTTATTGATTTAGCTGTTGCGTCGGGATAATCTTTTGCCGTGAAATGAAGTACGTTAGCACCACCTGTTGCACCAGCATCCGAAATGGTAAAGCCTTTGAAGTTGAGTTCTTTTTTTAGATATTCGTTCAAAAGCCAGCTGTTTCCAGTGCTTGGACTTCCATCGAGAGAGTTGTAGGCTGTCATTACCGATCGAGATCCGCCTTCTTTAAAGCATGCTTCAAATGGAGGTAGGTAGATTTCGCGAAGTAGTCGCTCGTTGAAATGTATTGGATAGCTGTCCCTTCCGCCATCACCAACATTGGCCAGAAAATGTTTTGGAGTGGAGATTATCCCCATTTTTTCTAATTCGGATACGTATGCTACGCCCATCATGGATGCGAGCAAAGGGTCTTCTCCGTAAGTCTCTTCTGTCCGGCCCCAGCGCACATCGCTGGCAATATTGACAACCGGTGATAATATTTGTCTTAACCCTCGGGTGTAGCATTCTTTGGCTATGGCTTTCGAAACACGGTGCATTAAAGTCGTATCCCATGTAGCCGCAAGCCCAATTGATTGTGGAAATGCCGTTGCACCTTGTCTCACAAGACCATGAAGTGCCTCGTCAAAAGGAATTATAGGAATTCCTAGTCGGCTTTCCTTAAGAAAGAAACGCTGCATGCTATTTACCATTTCGGCGGTTTCAGCAGCAGAGGCTCCTGCGCTGTAGCTTAGCATTTGCCCAGCAGCGTTGCCTGTTTGTCCGACGGTACTTATTTGAAATCCAAAAATTCCAGTTTTATAACGATCTTTGTCAACGCTCAGATCGCCAGGAATCATAAAAAGTTGCCAAAACTTTTCCTCTGGGGTCATGCGCGCAAGAAGGTCTGCTACCCTCTTCTCTATAGGCTGCTTGGGATCTTTGTATGGTTGTGCATTTGCTGATATTGCACAAATAAGTCCCAAAATAGAAATGGTTAAAAATCTCATGTACTTGTGTTTATGTTTTGATTTGGCTTTGTCTGCTATTAGACAAAAGTAGTCTTTTTAAAGGCAAGTTAAATGAAATGAGTCGATTAGATGTAGTTGTGTTTATAATGTACGCTAAGTATGTTGGTAAGTGATTGATTTATAAGTGTTAGTCAGTATTTATAGACTCGTTTCTTCCATTTGGTAATATGTGTAAGTTCAATAATTGGGAGTAATTTACGATGCAACTGTTATAATATCATTAACTCGGTTTTATTTAGCTTGATTGCATTTCACACATAGTTAATTCTATTAAATTAAGCATTCCTTTGTGGCATAACTTATTTTGTGCAAGCATGCAAAGTAGAAAACCGCTTCATTCATTTCACATCCCAGTGATGGGGGTTGCCTACACCATTGATTCGCCACTGAGGGTGGCTGAGTTTGGGATATCGTCGGTTATTTCGCTGGTGGATGATTTGCTAATGGAGAAGATGCGAGAACTTTATAGCAAAAAGTTTGAGCTGCCATTTAGCCCTATCACATCGAGCGAGATAGATGCAAGAGCGAAGAGAATCACGTCCTACCTCAACATGATGGATCGTATTGTAAAGGAAAAAGTAGATGAACTTCTTTCTAAAAAATCAAAAACAGATTTGAAGAAATTCTCAGATATGCTTCCTAATACCTCCACCATAAAGATGGAGTTGAACAGGGTTATTGAAAATGGCACTAACTCTACCAAAGAATTTTGGAATAAGCTCAAGGAAAGTCTGACGAGTGGCTTGATAGATGTAAATATCATGACCAAAGTGGACAAAGAAAATTACAGCAATGGAGAAAAGTTGTCTGATGAATTCAACGATGCCCATGCTGCTCTTAGGGGCTTTGCCCAGAGCGAGGTTTCGTCGTCGTTGGTGCTATCAGCAGGGATGAATCCTAAGCTATACGGATACATTGAGAATTTTGAAGATTTCTATCCTACCTCTAATTTTGAGCTAAAGAAGAAGGTTACCTTGAAGGTATCTGATTTTAGATCAGCGCTTATTCAGGGTAAGTTTCTGGCGAAAAAAGGAATTTGGGTTTCGGAATATCGGATTGAATCTGGATTAAACTGTGGGGGGCATGCATTTGCAAGCGATGGGCTGCTTCTTGGTCCAATTCTGCAGGAATTTGTAGACAACCGACAGATGCTGATAGATTCAACCTTCGAAATCTACGTTAAAGCGCTAGAGCAAAAATCTAAATTTGTACCAACTGAGGCTCCTTGCCTAAAAATTAGCGTACAGGGTGGTGTTGGAACTAACGAAGAGCACCAGATGCTGATTAGCCGCTATAAAGTTGATTCTGTGGGTTGGGGATCCCCATTTCTGCTGGTTAAAGAAGCAACATGTGTTGATGATGATACCCGTCAGCGGCTGGCTAAGGCTACAGAAAATGACTTGTACTTAAGCAACATTTCTCCTTTAGGGGTAATGTTTAATAACCTCCGTGGTAGCTCTATGGAGATGAAAAGAGATCTGTTGATTCAGCAAGGTCGCCCAGGTAGCCATTGCCTTAAGCGGTTTTTAGCACTTAGTAAGGAGCATAACGATCGTGGAGAATGTACGGCTTCTGTTTCCTATATTAAGAGAAAATTGAAGGAGTTAAACGAAAAGCAGCTTACGGCAAGCGAATATGAGATCCAGTACAACAAGATAACTGAAAAATCATGCCTTTGTATCGGACTTGTAACATCAGCCTACTCCGAACACGGGGTTGATGGAGGGAAGGAATATAACGGAATTACGATTTGTCCAGGCCCTAACATGGCTTATTTTTCTAAAGAGGTTTCATTAAAGAAGATGGTTGGGCACATTTATGGTGCTAATAATATTATCGAACGGTTAGATCGTCCTCATATGTTCGTAAAGGAGCTTTATTTGTATGTTGACTATTTAAAGAGAAAAATAATGGAATGTGGTGACGATATTAACGCGAAGGACACCAAATATTTTTCAACATTTAAAGACAATCTTTTGAAGGGAATAGAGTACTACCGTTCTATATTTAAAGAAGTAACGAAGGATAGTAATAAAGCACTAAAGCAGCTGGTTGAGGCAGAAAAGCAAATAAGTAAGCTTTTCTGTAGCCTTAAATGTGCCGTGTAAGAATCCCGAAAAGCAAGAAATAGGGCCGAGATGATATTTTTGTGAGCAACAAAAGTCTTCTCGGCTTTTTTTAGTCTATATCAATTTGATAGCTGTCTAACAATCCGATGATTCCAGGATAGGAGAACTTTCCGCCTTTGATTTTATTTTGATTGATATCTATAATATAACCAGAGGCTGTACGAAAGTCGGCTTGTTGAAGGTTGTTTTGTATAAAGGTTGTTCCTGTCAGATCGCAATTGTCAAATACCGCATTAGATAGGGTGCAACTTTCAAAAATTGCAGCTTTTAAGGAGGATTTGCGAAAGAGAAATCCCTTCATGCTCTTTTTTATAAAAATGGCGTAATCAAGGTTGCATTCGTCAAATGTGGCCGCAAAAAGAAAGTCGCTAGCTAGCGAAAAATCGACACCCAACAGCTTACATCCTGTAAATGATACATTTTTAAGTCCTGCTTTCGGAAGTTTAACTTGTGAAAGGTTGCATTGCACCATCTCGCAATCAATAAGCTCTACGCCCCTTAGCTGCAGATTTGTAAAATTACAATTCTCGAAACGACACCCGTTGTATTCAATGCCATCTATGCCTTTCGTAGAAAAATCG
The sequence above is a segment of the Alistipes sp. ZOR0009 genome. Coding sequences within it:
- a CDS encoding pentapeptide repeat-containing protein; the protein is MIYDDQTFIGIDFSTKGIDGIEYNGCRFENCNFTNLQLRGVELIDCEMVQCNLSQVKLPKAGLKNVSFTGCKLLGVDFSLASDFLFAATFDECNLDYAIFIKKSMKGFLFRKSSLKAAIFESCTLSNAVFDNCDLTGTTFIQNNLQQADFRTASGYIIDINQNKIKGGKFSYPGIIGLLDSYQIDID
- a CDS encoding sialidase family protein gives rise to the protein MRFVFFVFFVFVGFLETLAQHPVAVYGHYPIFKDKDQNPIVRINIPVTASDNLESLNIDLKGAGSLIKSLRIYSTGASNSFNDSMLVADVEPSSDHLIVKMGKMLNMGDNNYWVSARLSKEAKLLDRIAIGITSVVLSKGGLISLNKPVESPFRVGITLRKKGDDNIHTYRIPGLAATAKGTLIAVYDNRYTGSGDLQGDIDVGMSRSTDGGETWEPMRVIMDMGESGGLPQNQNGIGDPAILVDKESNTIWVAAVWAHAHPNKANWWASSPGMLPNETSQLILVKSTDDGKTWSKPINITPQVKDSSWQLLLQGPGAGIMLKDGTLVFAAQFKKDIGVPAIDGGKYTCHSTILYSKDKGQTWAIGTGAKSNTTEAQVVELADGSLMLNMRDDRNRKEKGANNGRAVAITTDLGKTWRVHSSSNGALPEPNCMASIIRVDCKIDGKKKPVLFFSNPNSKNNRSNMSIQTSFDEGATWSEKRKLLYNANDCYGYSCLTQIDSNTIGVLYEGAGDLYFQKFKIKEFVENK
- a CDS encoding glycoside hydrolase family 3 protein codes for the protein MRFLTISILGLICAISANAQPYKDPKQPIEKRVADLLARMTPEEKFWQLFMIPGDLSVDKDRYKTGIFGFQISTVGQTGNAAGQMLSYSAGASAAETAEMVNSMQRFFLKESRLGIPIIPFDEALHGLVRQGATAFPQSIGLAATWDTTLMHRVSKAIAKECYTRGLRQILSPVVNIASDVRWGRTEETYGEDPLLASMMGVAYVSELEKMGIISTPKHFLANVGDGGRDSYPIHFNERLLREIYLPPFEACFKEGGSRSVMTAYNSLDGSPSTGNSWLLNEYLKKELNFKGFTISDAGATGGANVLHFTAKDYPDATAKSITNGLDVIFQTNHDHYKLFCPPFYNGEIKQNIIDTAVARVLRLKFELGLFENPYVDPQEARIWNGHKTHRNLALEAAQKSIVLLKNEKNILPLRKNIKSIAVVGPDADEARLGGYSGPGINKVSILDGIKNKLGSTAIIRHSKGCTRENIQYKTIPAEALSCIIDGKKQNGLQGEYYNNVTLTGKPAFTRLDPQIQFQWTLFSPDPNILPYDFYSVKWTGTLKSPSSGKYKIGIDGNDGYRLYIDNKLIIDNWKKLSKQIVTTDFIFEKGKEYAIRIEFYEPTGNAFFNLVWNEGVSNNESTEIDKAVKLASQSDAAIVVVGITEGEFLDRAYLNLPGRQEELINKIAATGKPTIVVLVGGSAITMNSWLHNVPSILDVWYPGEQGGDAVADVLFGDYNPAGRLPITFPIFEGQLPLVYNHKPTGRGDDYNNLTGQPLFPFGYGLSYTSFEYSDLKFSHNNIASNDSTYISLTVKNTGKIKGDEVVQLYIRDELASVARPITELKAFTRISLNAGESKKVVFKVTPEMLSMLDINLKKVVEPGDFRIMVGASSKDIRLRDILTVK
- a CDS encoding sulfatase, coding for MNYKKLTYMGLCTLGIVAPCISKEAKERNKGKSPNIIFMMSDDHAYQAISAYGSMLNKTPNIDRIANEGALFTRNFCANSISSPSRACVLTGKHSHLNGVLTWESIDTSQVTFPKILHSHGYTTGIFGKWHLGSTPAGFDEWMVYPGQGDYYNPDYLTPKGKIRIEGYSEEITTNLALDFLKEHSNSENPFLLICNFKAPHRTWMPGPKYLTMYANDTFPEPSTLFDDYSGRATPASEHKMGIDKDMTLGYDLKIPIGDTFGEKVGGYERMTQAQKDAWDKAYGPETYKFLANKPKGIDLVRWKYQHYMRDYLRCVAAVDDNVGRILDYLKEHNLEENTIVVYCSDQGFYLGEHGWFDKRWMYEESFRMPLMLRWPKRIAKGIKIDELTQNIDFAPTLLNAAGLNVPKSVQGKSFLPLLEGKKTKWRDALYYHYYDHIGEHGVARHEGVRTDKFKLIHYYTTNEWELFDLEKDPQEMQNQYGNPAYADIQKKLQIRLNQLKQKYHVPSSPSKESK